AGATCAGGATCACGGTCTTACGCCTGGCCAGGGTATGGATCTGTGCCATGATATCATTTTCGCTCTCCACATCGATATTGGAGGTGGCCTCGTCAAAAATATATATGGGGCTGTCGTGCAGCAGCGCCCGCGCCAAGGCCAAGCGCTGGCATTGCCCGCCGGAAAGGTTTGCGGCCCGCTCGGCCAGCGGCGTATCCAGGCCCGCTTCAGCATGCAGGAAACCGGCCAGGCGGGTTTGCTCCAACGCGGCCCACATCTGGGCATCTGTGGCCTCAGGGTTTCCCATACGCAGGTTTTCCCGCACGGTCCCCTTAAAGAGATAGCTATTATGGCTGACATAGGTGATCTTGCGCATCAGTTCCTGTTCGGCGATCTGCTCAAGCGCCGCCCCGCCCAGCGTGACAGAGCCGGTATAGCCCCTGTTTCGCCCCATCAGGATGGCGGCAATGGTGGATTTACCGCATCCGCTCTCCCCTACCAGGGCGGTAAAGCTGTTTTGCGGAAAGTCAAGATCGATCCCGTGCAGGATCTCCCGCCCGGCCTGATAGCCAAAGCGCAGCCCCTGGCACGCGATATCATAACCTTGCGGCACGGCCTCGCCTCTCCGCGGCGGTTCCTCCAGATCCAGCAGGCGGAATATCTTGTCGCTGGCGGCCATACCATTCATGGCGATATGAAAAAAGCTGCCCAACTGGCGCATGGGTATGAAAAAGTCTGCCGAAAGCAGCACGATAAGCAGGCATCCCGAAAGGGTGATATGCCCTGCGCCGAACTGGGTGATCGCTATGATCGCGCCCAACGCGGCGCCGCCATAGGCCACCAGATCCATAATCGTGATGGAATTCAGCTGCATGGTCAGCACCTTCATGGTGATCTTGCGAAACTTTTCGGACTCCCGGTTCATTTCCTCGTTTTTATATCCATCCGCCTGATAAATCTTGAGGGTAGTCAGCCCCTGGAGATTTTCTAGAAAGGTATCGCCCAGGGCTGTATACTGCCCCCAATACCGGGAGAGCAGCTTTTTGGCCCAGGTCTGCACCGCCGCGATCGCAATGGGGATCAGCGGCACGCAGATCAACAGTACGATAGCCGAAGGGAAATTGATAAAACTCAATACGATAAAGAGCGTTATAGGCGCCAGCATACTGTAAAAGAACTGAGGCAGGTAGGCGCCAAAATAAGTTTCCAGCTGATCGACACCCTCTACGGCCACCTGCACAACTTCCGAGGTCTTAACCTGCTCGCTGTAAGAGGCCCCCAGGCGCAGCAGCTTTTGATAGATCAGCTCCCGAAGCGTCTTTTTTACCGTTTTTGAGGAAAGATACCCCATGCGGCTGGCCCCCGTCGTGCAAAAAAAGCGAACCAGGATAGCGCCAAGGGCGATTCCAGCCGCGGCCCAAAAGGCTGCGGCATCCATCGTGCGGGCAAACAGGCGCCCCAATAGAAAAGTAATGCTCCCCATCATGGCGATGTTCGCGCAAAGCGAGCACCATTGCAGCGCCACATTGCCTGCAATGTACTTTTTGCTCTGGCTGACCGTGCCGATCAGCCGTTTGTTGATCATCATGTGCAGACCCCCATTTAATCTTTGGAACGAGAACCTCTCCAAGTGCCAATTGGTTAGATTATACTAACTCTTTGGTAAAAAAGCAGCGATTGCTAACGTCTCCATAGTTAGCAATCGCTAACCCCATCTACCAAAATATAGCATAGCATTCCCGCCGCTGTCAACCATCGTGCCATGCAAAAAAGCAGGCGGCCGGTAGCCGCCTGCTTTTGGCAAACAGAATATCTAATAGACCCTTACCAGGCCCACTCCCGCCCCAGCGCATCCCGAAGGACCAAACGGCGTTCGTCATCCCGCCCCGGGGTATCCGGGTCGATAGCCCGGCGGCGGCAAATATACGAATAGGCGCCGGCAGCGGCCTGCCGGGGCGATATGTCTGCTTCCCGCGTCAGCGGATCGTACACCCGGAAGGTATATCCCATGGGTGAGAGCCGGTTTTTGGCGATCTGCAAAATATTATGCAGGGCGGCCTTGCTCATGGCCGGGCCAAAGCCCGCCTTCTGATCGTTCCAGTTCACGCTGGCCCGATGGTCGCTGATAAAGCAGGCTCGTTTGCATTCGCCCTTGTCCATCAGCGGCAGCACCGCCTCAAAAGCCTCCAGCGGCGCCAGCGCGTTATAGCGGAAGCTGCGCATCACCGCCTCGGGATCGATCCCCTGGCGGATGGTCTGCCCCTCCGCTTCAAAATGTGCCGCGCTGGTATCGATAAACACATCGATCCAGCCCGCTTTTTCGGCCAGCACCCGCGCCATCTGCCGGGCGCTGCCCTCCTGAAAAGGCTGGTACGGCAGGAAGATCACCGCCGGCAATGTGCCATCCGTTCCGCCAAGCGCATAAACCGTATGCCCCTTCTCTACGAAAAAGCATGCCAGTTCCCGGTCAAAATCCCGGCGTATGCCGGTCAACAATATTTTCATCTCTCCTGCCCCCTTAATACGCCCACTCGTTGCCCAGGTAATCGGTCAGTACCAGGCGTTGTTCATCCTCCCGGTCGGCCACAAACTGCGCCACGGCAACCGCGGCGGATTCATCGCTATCCACCGTGCCGGTGGCGGCCCGGCTGCCGTCGGGCAGGACGCGGCGCATCCATCCCGGCTGAAACAGGCGGAAGGTATACCCCTGGGGAAACAGGTCGTTATATAAGATGCGGCAGGCTACATTTACCGCCGTCTTGGTCATGGTATACCGGAACCCTGCGTCCCGGTGCATCATGGTCACGCTGGAAACCTCCGAGGATATAAAACAGATCCGCTTCATATCCCCCTTTTCCAACAGCGGTAAAAAGATCTCCACCAGTTGCAGCGCGCCCAAAGCATTGACTCTGAAGGAATATTCCAAAAGCGCAAAATCGATGGGCAGTTCGCCTTTAAAAGTGCTGGAATTGGGCCCACCCATGTACGCCGCGTTGCTGATGACCATATCGACATGATCCGTATGCCGGCAAACTTCAGCATACGCTTCCAAGATGGATTCGCGTGAGGATACATCCATCTGCACAGGGTACAGCTCGGGGTACTGCGCCTGCAATTCATCCAGCAGCGCATATTCCTCTAAAAAGCGGCCGGCAAATACCCGCCAGCCCTGCGCCAGCAGTGCGGTGGCCATGGACAGCCCCAGTCCCCGGTCGGCCCCGGAAATGACAGCGGTTTTCATTTTCCTCACCGCCTTATTGCATCAGCCAGGCTGCGCTGCGGCGGATCAGCTCTCTAAACCCTTCGCACATAAACGAGGCGGCTTCATGCCCTGGAGAGAGGTAGACCACCTGCCCCAGACCAAAGGGACGCACCCAGGCCGCAGGGTAAACGCCGCCCTGATAGGCATAGTTTAAGATCAGCTCCGCCTTGGCGCCCTCGTCGATCACGAACTGATAGGGCTCCTCGTTGACGGTAAAGGGCTTAAAGTCCTTTACGATGGGATGCTCGCCTACCGGGCTATAGGTCAGGTCGCACCGCTCAGGATGACGCAAAAAGGCCCCGCCCTGCATCTGTTCGATATCGGGACTTTGGTGGGTGATGATGCCGTTGTGGATGGTCATAAGCTTGCCCCCCGCCGCAACAAAGCCCAATAGCAGGGCCGAAAGCGCCGGGCACCCGGTCTCCTTCCAGGCATCGATATAGTTGATGACCATATCGTAGTGGTTCAAATCTTCCAGTTTAAGTTCCGTGTACGCGACGCACACGGTCACTTCACAATCGCTCAAGATGCTTTTTAATTGCTCGTCTACGCCGCGCAGGGGATGATAGATCGCCTTTTCATAATCGCCTAAGACCAATACCTTTTTCATATTCCCTTTTCCTTTCGCGTTTCTCGGCTTTAGATGTGGTTGCATTGCCGATTGATGTTATGCTTCCATTATAGCAGAATTTTACAGGCCGTAAAGGGCGTTTATCCGCCTGTACACAAGCGAATTGTGGGCGATCCGCGCGAAAAAAGCGGCCTTTAACGGCCGCTTTTTTTATTGCTCTTCATTTTCTTGTGCGCCATGCGCTTCCTCGATCTGCGCCTGTTTGTTTTTGTGCTTCATCAAAAGCCCATAGGCCCCCAGCCCCAAGAGGCTGACCAGCCCCGTTACGGCAAAAACGATAATGGCAAAGGTATAGTTTTGCTCCCCCAGCGCGTGCCCGCCAAAGGTAGAAGAAACGATTGAGGGGATGCGCGCAATGGACGTCAGGATCAAAAAACGCGAGAGCTTGATGGGGGTCAGCCCCGCGAAATAGGTCAACAGATCCTTGGGCGTGCCGGGGATGAAGAATACCAGAAAGATCAGCAATTCCAGCCGCTTTTCCTTTTTAAAGAATTTCAGCTCCTGCAACTTTTCGCGCGGCACAAAGGCCTCCACCAGTTTAAGCCCAAAGCGCTTGGTCAGCAAAA
Above is a genomic segment from Luoshenia tenuis containing:
- a CDS encoding ABC transporter ATP-binding protein/permease, whose protein sequence is MMINKRLIGTVSQSKKYIAGNVALQWCSLCANIAMMGSITFLLGRLFARTMDAAAFWAAAGIALGAILVRFFCTTGASRMGYLSSKTVKKTLRELIYQKLLRLGASYSEQVKTSEVVQVAVEGVDQLETYFGAYLPQFFYSMLAPITLFIVLSFINFPSAIVLLICVPLIPIAIAAVQTWAKKLLSRYWGQYTALGDTFLENLQGLTTLKIYQADGYKNEEMNRESEKFRKITMKVLTMQLNSITIMDLVAYGGAALGAIIAITQFGAGHITLSGCLLIVLLSADFFIPMRQLGSFFHIAMNGMAASDKIFRLLDLEEPPRRGEAVPQGYDIACQGLRFGYQAGREILHGIDLDFPQNSFTALVGESGCGKSTIAAILMGRNRGYTGSVTLGGAALEQIAEQELMRKITYVSHNSYLFKGTVRENLRMGNPEATDAQMWAALEQTRLAGFLHAEAGLDTPLAERAANLSGGQCQRLALARALLHDSPIYIFDEATSNIDVESENDIMAQIHTLARRKTVILISHRLANVVEADRIYALEDGCVAQSGTHEELLAQGGYYARLWRAQQELENYGKEGEPA
- a CDS encoding Rossmann-fold NAD(P)-binding domain-containing protein: MKILLTGIRRDFDRELACFFVEKGHTVYALGGTDGTLPAVIFLPYQPFQEGSARQMARVLAEKAGWIDVFIDTSAAHFEAEGQTIRQGIDPEAVMRSFRYNALAPLEAFEAVLPLMDKGECKRACFISDHRASVNWNDQKAGFGPAMSKAALHNILQIAKNRLSPMGYTFRVYDPLTREADISPRQAAAGAYSYICRRRAIDPDTPGRDDERRLVLRDALGREWAW
- a CDS encoding SDR family NAD(P)-dependent oxidoreductase, with translation MKTAVISGADRGLGLSMATALLAQGWRVFAGRFLEEYALLDELQAQYPELYPVQMDVSSRESILEAYAEVCRHTDHVDMVISNAAYMGGPNSSTFKGELPIDFALLEYSFRVNALGALQLVEIFLPLLEKGDMKRICFISSEVSSVTMMHRDAGFRYTMTKTAVNVACRILYNDLFPQGYTFRLFQPGWMRRVLPDGSRAATGTVDSDESAAVAVAQFVADREDEQRLVLTDYLGNEWAY
- a CDS encoding ThuA domain-containing protein, whose protein sequence is MKKVLVLGDYEKAIYHPLRGVDEQLKSILSDCEVTVCVAYTELKLEDLNHYDMVINYIDAWKETGCPALSALLLGFVAAGGKLMTIHNGIITHQSPDIEQMQGGAFLRHPERCDLTYSPVGEHPIVKDFKPFTVNEEPYQFVIDEGAKAELILNYAYQGGVYPAAWVRPFGLGQVVYLSPGHEAASFMCEGFRELIRRSAAWLMQ
- a CDS encoding TVP38/TMEM64 family protein, coding for MDKPQQEEFRQDAPEAVDAAYIKKRKIVSIVSLAIFIALFAWLTFAVGGPLVQLAQEPEKFRAWIDEKGMLGQLLFIGMQVLQVVIAMIPGEVLEVGAGYAFGAWEGTLLCMVGVAIGSTLIFLLTKRFGLKLVEAFVPREKLQELKFFKKEKRLELLIFLVFFIPGTPKDLLTYFAGLTPIKLSRFLILTSIARIPSIVSSTFGGHALGEQNYTFAIIVFAVTGLVSLLGLGAYGLLMKHKNKQAQIEEAHGAQENEEQ